ATCTCCCATCCCGGCGGAATTGACTACCCACTTGAGGCTTTCTGCGTCGCTCATTATGGCCTGCAAGGCGTTTACGGCAGCTACGCTTACAATCATCAAATTCAGCCAACAAATGAAACCTGGATGGTGTGCATATCATAGCAGCAATAAGAATTACAACACGATAAATGAGTCAAGGTAATGGCTTACAGAattaaaatgttgaaaaatGTTGGTTTAACTTCTCAAAAATCATGTCCTgagttaaaaagtaaaaatgatcaacttgagaaaaaaaaaaaaaaaaaaaaacagatcttTTCCATAAAATCTCAAGTTTAGGACACAGTAACTTAAAACAATGACTATTGGGACCAGAGAGGATAGGACAGACGAATTAATATCTTCTCAtgcaaaataaagaagaaatacTAGATGATAATAGATGATACGAAAGACAAGATGGTGAAAGACAATGCGAGGGAATCCAATTTGAAGGAATCCTGTACTCAGAAACAAAGAACAGCATACAGTTGAACGAACTATAAGTTCTTCAATGGCTCCTTCTGACTGCCGAAAGGACATGAaaattaaagggaaaaaaaataaattctttggGCATATCTACATGTAGGGGATTTGAAGTGAAGGCTTAATAAAACACAACTGACCTGCTACACTGTTGGCAAAACCTCTGTTCCATGCCATTCACAATGACTTTGGAAGTCTTGGAGTGGTCCTCACAAACTTTATGCCTCTTGTTGTAGTCTTTAAAAGAGCTGAGATCCTTGTTACAACCATAAACTTGGCAGAATGCAGTCTGCGAATGTAACCCTGATGATGTCCGTGTTCTTTTCGCTGGAGGTACAGATGACTCTGACGAAGATAAGATCGGAATTccttttgaaaatttagaattaCAGCCATCTCTGTGATCAGGAAGCCGTCCAAGCTTCAAATCAAAGAAGGACGAGTCCCGACTGTTTGAATCCACCACAGAGCTTGAGAGCTTAGAAGTAGAGTCATCTTCTCCAATTGCATTTGACGTGGCCATGATTGGATTAACAACTCTTCCACCCCCAACGTGACCGCTCAGAACTTCGCCAAACGAATCGTAGGCTAACTGTTTACCAATTATCTCTGGAAAACCCAATTCCTCAAAACCTTGATTCTCAACAGCTTCTTGTTGACCAGACACTAACTGGTTGCCATAACTACATGGCGTTCTGAATTCCAAACCCAACCAAGTTTTCTTGTTTCTCGAGGGCGAATTACTAGGCAAAACCATTCCATCGGGGTCAAGCCCCTTCCCTTCACCAACATAATTCCAAGGATCCATATCAAGCAACTGGGCCACAGTTTAAGAGATCACACAAACCCACTACAGTTCATGCACAACAACCAAAAAAGTAAAGAATTTTCTTAGTACATTTCAGCCCAGAAACCAAGTTGAATTTTAACCTCCAAATCCACTAATGCGCCTAAGCACTTGATACTGGTAACCATTGGATAATCAGAAAAGAACTGTTCACAACACTGTCGGTCAGCCTACATATACAAAGAGAAAGACCTCACAAATCCTCTCCTTGAAGCTTCATATCGTGGGAATCTCAATTCCTGATAAACcaattgaattgaaaaaaaaagaaccgtTTATAAAAAATTCCGAACCCACGTAACTGAACAGTACAAAAATGTCTGAAACCACGTGAATCCAATCAAGAAACAGGTAATAATTTTCAATGCAAGGACTTAatcagaaaaaacaaagaacaaatataataagcaaGAACACCGGTCAGATAATAATTGATatgacagagagagagagagagggagggggtaCTTTACCAATGTACTGTAGATATAGCGGTATTGTAATGTGGGGCTTAAGCGGACAGGACTCAAGGTGAATAAGAGAGATACCACTCGTATCAGTGCGTCCCAAAATCCATGGAAGATGATGTGGCTACTATTTTTAGGGGCAGATGGTGATTGAGTGAGCGAGTCG
This Carya illinoinensis cultivar Pawnee chromosome 11, C.illinoinensisPawnee_v1, whole genome shotgun sequence DNA region includes the following protein-coding sequences:
- the LOC122281747 gene encoding squamosa promoter-binding-like protein 6 isoform X2, which produces MDPWNYVGEGKGLDPDGMVLPSNSPSRNKKTWLGLEFRTPCSYGNQLVSGQQEAVENQGFEELGFPEIIGKQLAYDSFGEVLSGHVGGGRVVNPIMATSNAIGEDDSTSKLSSSVVDSNSRDSSFFDLKLGRLPDHRDGCNSKFSKGIPILSSSESSVPPAKRTRTSSGLHSQTAFCQVYGCNKDLSSFKDYNKRHKVCEDHSKTSKVIVNGMEQRFCQQCSRFHLLAEFDDCKRSCRKRLAGHNERRRKPQVGSQFRRDGRLLQSYDGGNRFQGSSISTTSFICPEILPSDLLHPEKYGTSDRCRHLKAKDGTDYGPLSTNEYLHSKFPFPWAIEKQSPTFHDNGANTATGNIFSANISQDTHDIGGSTSNSHSLFQNTSFRREEFNFSDAASTAQGLSRILDSGCALSLLSSHSQNSSSHLAGIPMACPLIMPSCNPHDSMGQFSQRFIGISSQPSSDGIFQGSVILNSNDRHSSENGPTIDLLQLSSQLQRVEHQRQSMQMK